A genome region from Bifidobacterium coryneforme includes the following:
- a CDS encoding NAD(P)H-dependent oxidoreductase: MKIVAVTANPDPLSMTNAAGNALLDGAAEGGAQTELIDLCAEGFNPVYGMEDREHYLGRGPMPDDVLAMQSRIRDADALALVFPIYWYTMPAIMKGFFDRVLCRGFSYDADGTPGALAGKTIRIVMLSGGGEDWYRSSGIGQALDNQIRQQTFIKYCRAGDVSFTYIDNLRSGDDEPEARQAADRHLVSLALMGRELALGDRTSAESGDAGVRS, from the coding sequence ATGAAAATCGTTGCTGTCACTGCAAATCCCGATCCCCTGAGCATGACCAATGCGGCCGGCAATGCCCTGCTGGACGGTGCGGCCGAAGGAGGAGCGCAAACAGAGCTGATTGACCTCTGTGCAGAAGGCTTCAATCCGGTTTACGGCATGGAGGATCGCGAGCACTATCTCGGACGTGGGCCCATGCCTGATGATGTGCTGGCCATGCAGTCGCGGATTCGCGATGCTGACGCGCTGGCCTTGGTCTTCCCCATTTACTGGTACACGATGCCCGCCATCATGAAGGGCTTTTTTGACAGAGTGCTCTGCCGCGGGTTCTCCTATGACGCCGATGGAACACCGGGCGCCTTGGCCGGCAAGACCATCAGGATTGTCATGCTCAGCGGGGGCGGAGAGGACTGGTACCGCTCCAGTGGCATCGGTCAGGCCCTGGACAATCAGATACGCCAGCAGACCTTTATCAAGTACTGCCGGGCGGGCGATGTCTCCTTCACCTACATCGACAACCTCAGATCGGGCGATGACGAACCTGAGGCAAGACAGGCGGCGGATAGGCACCTGGTTTCTCTGGCCCTGATGGGGCGCGAACTGGCCTTGGGCGACAGGACTTCGGCGGAATCTGGTGATGCTGGGGTCCGGTCCTGA
- a CDS encoding UPF0182 family protein: MSFYDLFGAMFDPDQDPHKRGRRRDEDDPVILDVQTDGDQEGSTSRGPDRGFRFSGPSAPRITRSGRPEGGPSKGTRVLAVVVAIALVVFALLFGLSRFITDVMWYSQLGAGRVIWTQFGVKVGLWVAYALVLAAVTLFSSILAIRARPDSPDGSTIRVKGDLIEVGKGISSKSALKVAVVVSLVVGIFFGSQFNVDWKQVLLLFNSQSFGVKDPQFGLDTGFYVFVLPGLELVASSVMMILLAALVFSLVTNFLMGGIRLTMPVDGKGILSMTGRARRQVAIWFMLFMLVWGGRTALGVFNRLTEEGDRITGASYTAVKANIPVTLVMAVLIAALGIILGVWILRSKTLAEVRPAADSVAMAVKQWRLPVISIAATIVVAILLTGVWPAVVQRFRVSPNAQEMESEYIQRNIAATTQAYGLTNLKNESYDATTEVQSGALSQDAETTAQIRLLDPQVVSPTFRQLQQSKQYYTFEDTLAVDKYEIDGISQDTVIGARELDLEGNDNRNWVNDHTVFTHGYGIVAAYGNKVTPDGQPEFFEQDIPTKGKLTESQHYEPRIYFSPNAPEYSIVGAPEGASGWEFDYPTGSKGATNTFKGDGGPSVGNFMSRVLYAIRFGSDQILFSDRVTPDSQILYNRSPKERVAKVAPYLTLDGRVYPAVVDGRVKWIVDGYTTSDAYPYSQKVDLGPITQDTTTLSSEAVKGLGSQDANYIRNSVKATVDAYDGSVDLYAWDQDDPVLKAWQQVFPGQYKPLSEISGDLMSHMRYPESLFKVQRQLLSRYHVNSASQFFSGEDFWQTPVDPTGSSREQNDGVKQPPYYLTLQTPGTDKPAFSLTSTFIPAGTSTREILTGFLSVDSDAGSRKGVIGPDYGTIRLMELPKNSNVPGPGQAQNNFNSDATVSTELNLLQSGSTKVKRGNLLTLPIGGGLIYIQPVYVQSSGSTSFPLLKRVLVAFGDKVSSAPTLDDALNKTFKGNSGAAAGDAENATAQTSAAAQSAAGQGQDNGDGEGHNASQPASAGTSGNTEALRQSLNQANQAMSDSDAALKKGDFSAYGEAQDRLKEALKQATEQEGGRQ, encoded by the coding sequence ATGTCTTTCTATGATTTGTTCGGAGCCATGTTCGATCCCGACCAGGATCCCCATAAGCGGGGTCGTCGCCGGGATGAGGATGATCCGGTCATCCTCGATGTGCAGACCGATGGTGACCAGGAGGGTTCCACCTCTCGTGGCCCCGACAGGGGGTTCCGGTTCTCAGGGCCCTCAGCTCCTCGGATTACCAGGTCAGGCAGGCCTGAAGGTGGTCCCTCCAAGGGAACCAGGGTTCTGGCTGTGGTTGTTGCCATCGCTCTCGTGGTGTTTGCCCTCCTCTTCGGCTTGAGCAGGTTCATCACGGATGTCATGTGGTACTCCCAACTGGGTGCCGGACGGGTTATCTGGACCCAATTCGGCGTCAAGGTGGGACTGTGGGTCGCCTATGCCCTTGTACTGGCGGCCGTCACCCTCTTCTCGTCCATCCTGGCCATTCGAGCCCGTCCGGACTCTCCTGACGGATCCACGATCCGCGTCAAGGGTGACCTGATAGAGGTCGGCAAGGGCATATCTTCGAAGAGCGCCTTGAAGGTTGCCGTGGTGGTCTCCCTGGTGGTCGGCATCTTCTTCGGTTCGCAGTTCAATGTGGACTGGAAACAGGTTCTTCTCCTCTTCAATTCCCAGTCCTTCGGGGTCAAGGATCCCCAATTCGGTCTTGATACGGGCTTCTACGTTTTCGTTCTGCCGGGTCTGGAACTGGTTGCCTCCTCTGTCATGATGATTCTTCTCGCCGCCCTGGTCTTCAGCCTGGTTACCAACTTCCTCATGGGGGGCATCAGGCTCACCATGCCGGTCGATGGGAAGGGCATCCTGTCGATGACGGGTCGTGCGCGTAGGCAGGTTGCCATCTGGTTCATGCTGTTCATGCTGGTCTGGGGTGGAAGGACGGCCCTGGGCGTTTTCAATAGGCTTACCGAGGAAGGCGACAGGATTACCGGTGCCTCCTACACCGCGGTCAAGGCCAATATCCCCGTCACCCTGGTCATGGCGGTGCTGATTGCCGCACTGGGGATCATTCTCGGGGTCTGGATACTCCGGTCGAAGACCTTGGCGGAGGTCAGACCTGCTGCGGATTCGGTGGCGATGGCGGTGAAGCAGTGGCGTCTGCCCGTCATTTCCATTGCGGCCACCATTGTCGTTGCCATTCTTCTGACCGGTGTCTGGCCGGCAGTGGTCCAGCGATTCCGTGTCAGCCCGAATGCCCAGGAGATGGAGTCGGAGTACATACAGCGCAATATTGCGGCCACCACTCAGGCCTACGGTCTTACCAACCTGAAAAACGAGTCCTACGACGCAACCACTGAGGTTCAGTCCGGAGCCCTGTCGCAGGATGCAGAGACCACGGCGCAGATCAGACTTCTCGACCCCCAGGTGGTTTCCCCGACCTTCCGCCAGTTGCAGCAGTCCAAGCAGTACTACACCTTCGAAGACACCCTTGCTGTTGACAAGTATGAGATCGACGGGATCAGCCAGGATACGGTCATCGGTGCCAGGGAGTTGGATCTGGAGGGTAACGACAATCGCAACTGGGTCAACGACCATACGGTCTTCACCCACGGTTATGGCATTGTGGCGGCCTACGGAAACAAGGTGACCCCTGATGGGCAGCCCGAGTTCTTCGAGCAGGACATTCCCACCAAGGGCAAACTGACCGAGTCCCAGCACTATGAACCCAGGATTTACTTCTCTCCCAATGCCCCCGAGTATTCAATCGTGGGCGCGCCGGAGGGGGCGAGTGGTTGGGAGTTCGATTACCCGACCGGTTCGAAGGGGGCCACCAATACCTTCAAGGGTGATGGCGGACCCTCGGTCGGCAACTTCATGTCCAGGGTGCTGTATGCCATCCGATTCGGCTCCGACCAGATACTCTTCTCGGACCGTGTGACCCCCGACTCCCAGATTCTCTACAATCGCTCACCCAAGGAGAGGGTGGCCAAGGTCGCCCCCTATCTGACCCTGGATGGCAGGGTGTACCCTGCAGTGGTCGACGGCCGTGTCAAGTGGATTGTGGACGGATACACCACATCCGATGCCTATCCGTACTCGCAGAAGGTCGATTTGGGGCCGATCACCCAGGACACCACCACCCTGAGTTCCGAGGCAGTCAAAGGATTGGGATCACAGGATGCCAACTACATCAGGAACTCGGTCAAGGCAACTGTCGACGCCTATGACGGTTCCGTCGACCTCTACGCCTGGGACCAGGACGACCCGGTGCTCAAGGCCTGGCAGCAGGTGTTCCCCGGTCAATACAAGCCGCTCTCGGAAATCTCGGGTGACCTGATGAGTCACATGCGTTATCCGGAGAGCCTCTTCAAGGTTCAACGACAGCTTCTCTCGCGGTATCACGTCAACTCGGCCAGCCAGTTCTTCTCAGGGGAGGATTTCTGGCAGACCCCCGTCGATCCCACAGGAAGCAGCAGGGAGCAGAACGATGGGGTCAAGCAGCCGCCCTACTACCTGACCCTGCAGACCCCGGGAACCGATAAGCCGGCCTTCTCCCTGACCTCGACCTTCATTCCCGCAGGCACCTCCACCCGCGAGATATTGACGGGATTCCTCTCCGTCGATTCGGACGCGGGCTCCAGGAAGGGCGTGATAGGGCCGGATTACGGGACAATCAGGCTGATGGAACTCCCCAAGAACTCCAATGTTCCTGGGCCGGGACAGGCGCAGAACAACTTCAACTCCGATGCGACCGTCTCCACCGAGCTGAACCTGCTCCAGTCGGGATCGACCAAGGTCAAACGCGGCAACCTCCTGACCCTGCCGATAGGAGGGGGCCTCATCTACATCCAGCCGGTCTATGTCCAGTCCAGTGGGTCCACCAGCTTCCCTCTCCTGAAGCGGGTCCTTGTGGCCTTCGGCGACAAGGTCAGCTCGGCCCCCACCCTTGATGATGCACTGAACAAGACCTTCAAGGGGAACTCGGGCGCAGCTGCTGGGGATGCGGAGAACGCCACCGCACAGACATCGGCTGCTGCACAGTCGGCTGCGGGACAAGGCCAGGATAACGGAGACGGGGAGGGGCATAACGCCTCCCAGCCTGCCTCAGCCGGGACTTCAGGAAACACCGAGGCCCTGCGCCAGTCCCTGAATCAGGCCAATCAAGCCATGTCCGATTCTGATGCGGCTTTGAAGAAGGGCGATTTCAGCGCCTATGGAGAGGCGCAGGACCGTCTGAAGGAGGCCCTGAAGCAGGCCACCGAACAGGAGGGCGGGAGGCAGTGA
- the eno gene encoding phosphopyruvate hydratase — MAAIESVYAREILDSRGNPTVEVILQTEDGAEGRGLVPSGASTGEAEAWERRDGDKKRYMGKGVLDAVKAVNETIAPNVIGMDASDQRALDETMIDLDGTPNKGKLGANAILGVSLAALYAAAESAELPLYRYLGGTNGHILPVPNMNIMNGGAHADFATDIQEYMISPYGFDSYSEALRAGVEVYHTLKGILKKDGHDTGLGDEGGFAPKMKSNEDSLKYIVDAIQAAGYEPGKQIGLCLDVASSEFYNKDTDKYHFDGADRDADYMLDYYQGLVERYPLVSIEDPFAEEDWNAWQKITAAMGDRLQFVGDDLLVTNPKRLQRGIDLKAANSLLVKLNQIGTVTETLDAIELATANGFTSMVSHRSGETPDTTISDLAVAKNTRQIKTGAPARGERIAKYNRLLEIEEELGSTAEYAGYSAFKACKQYTK; from the coding sequence GTGGCAGCAATTGAAAGCGTATATGCGCGCGAAATACTTGATTCCCGTGGAAACCCGACCGTAGAGGTCATCCTGCAGACCGAAGACGGTGCAGAAGGCCGCGGCCTGGTGCCCTCGGGTGCTTCGACCGGTGAGGCCGAGGCCTGGGAGCGTCGCGACGGCGACAAGAAGCGTTACATGGGCAAGGGTGTACTGGACGCCGTCAAGGCGGTCAACGAGACCATCGCCCCCAACGTCATCGGCATGGATGCCAGCGACCAGCGTGCCCTGGACGAGACCATGATCGACCTCGATGGAACCCCCAACAAGGGCAAGCTGGGCGCCAACGCCATCCTGGGCGTCTCCCTCGCTGCTCTCTATGCTGCGGCCGAGTCCGCCGAGCTGCCCCTCTACCGTTACCTGGGCGGCACCAACGGACACATCCTGCCCGTTCCCAACATGAACATCATGAACGGTGGCGCTCACGCCGACTTCGCCACCGACATCCAGGAGTACATGATCTCCCCCTACGGTTTCGATTCCTATAGTGAAGCCCTGCGCGCTGGTGTCGAGGTCTACCACACCCTCAAGGGCATCCTGAAGAAGGACGGACACGACACCGGTCTGGGTGACGAGGGAGGCTTCGCCCCCAAGATGAAGTCCAACGAGGACTCCCTGAAGTACATCGTCGACGCCATTCAGGCCGCCGGCTATGAGCCCGGCAAGCAGATTGGCCTCTGCCTTGATGTGGCCTCCTCGGAGTTCTACAACAAGGACACCGACAAGTACCACTTCGATGGTGCCGATCGTGATGCCGATTACATGCTTGACTACTACCAGGGCCTGGTCGAGCGTTACCCGCTGGTCTCCATCGAGGATCCCTTCGCCGAGGAGGATTGGAACGCCTGGCAAAAGATCACCGCCGCCATGGGCGACCGTCTGCAGTTCGTCGGCGATGACCTCCTGGTCACCAACCCCAAGAGGCTCCAGAGGGGCATCGACCTGAAGGCCGCCAACTCCCTCCTGGTCAAGCTGAACCAGATTGGCACCGTCACCGAGACGCTGGACGCCATCGAGCTGGCCACCGCAAACGGCTTCACCTCCATGGTCTCCCACCGTTCCGGTGAGACTCCTGATACCACCATCTCCGACCTGGCTGTTGCCAAGAACACCCGCCAGATCAAGACCGGTGCTCCGGCCCGTGGTGAGCGTATCGCCAAGTACAACCGCCTGCTGGAGATCGAGGAGGAGCTGGGCTCCACCGCCGAATATGCAGGTTACAGCGCCTTCAAGGCCTGCAAGCAGTACACCAAGTAG
- the pth gene encoding aminoacyl-tRNA hydrolase yields MASDFWLIAGLGNPGSRYEGTRHNMGFMCADVLAERWSVSFADHKGLAMLGRGVMNLDSRQVKFLLAKPLTFMNDSGNALASISAYYHIDTNHIVVIHDDMDLEFGRIKVKAGGSAGGHNGIRSIDRSLGSNAYSRVRLGVGHAQRGQDAHRKTVDWVLGGFSGAQRSELPDFLADGADAAETIVFKGVPQAQEQFNGR; encoded by the coding sequence ATGGCATCAGATTTCTGGCTTATAGCCGGACTGGGCAATCCCGGGAGCAGGTACGAAGGAACGCGCCACAACATGGGATTCATGTGCGCCGATGTTCTGGCCGAACGGTGGTCCGTCTCCTTCGCCGATCATAAGGGTCTGGCCATGCTGGGACGGGGGGTCATGAACCTGGATTCCCGTCAGGTCAAGTTCCTTCTTGCCAAGCCGCTGACTTTCATGAACGATTCCGGTAATGCCCTGGCTTCCATCAGTGCGTATTACCATATCGACACCAACCATATCGTGGTCATTCACGACGACATGGACCTGGAATTCGGTAGAATCAAGGTCAAGGCCGGTGGATCTGCCGGCGGACACAACGGCATCCGTTCCATAGACCGGTCCCTGGGCAGTAACGCGTACTCCCGTGTGCGGCTGGGGGTGGGCCATGCTCAGCGCGGGCAGGATGCCCACCGCAAGACGGTCGACTGGGTCCTGGGAGGGTTCTCCGGTGCCCAGCGCAGTGAATTGCCGGACTTCCTGGCTGACGGAGCCGATGCAGCAGAGACCATCGTCTTCAAGGGGGTTCCCCAGGCCCAGGAGCAGTTCAATGGCCGTTGA
- the mfd gene encoding transcription-repair coupling factor — MAVDHTTDSEDSRQGETEHPVAMDGALHDLLEPLFDDETFARLADGKIEPPASDIDPSLLVQAPLGARPALAVAAAGQGPVVMVVPSEHDAQEMGRSIRSWYGGDPHDVATLEAWETLPHERLSPRADTVASRMAVFRRLAHPIEGDPIFGPIRILVMPIRSLLQPVVKGLQDVEPLVFTVGTEMDMGRAGEALVRNAYTRVDLVMERGQFAVRGGILDVFVPTMPHPVRIEFFGDEVDTIRSFHASDQRTFGDGLDRIWAPPCRELQLTDQVRQRAKALIGSIPNADDMLESIAQAIPVEGMESLLPALVPDLVPVQSMLPDSALVLLSEPELLRRSAQDLTKTANEFLAASWHVAASGHGAGAPISFDQASFLEYDQIISALEFSKHQVWKLTELSVDTDREGAERLDAQTPDEYRGDEDKARSGLMGLTKAGDRVVVTAAAQGTLSRLRRALESAGITGVEYLRSMAVDGFVDSSARLALLTERDLTGRTSVAAGQKTSGRRRKAIDLTELKPGDFVVHDQHGIGKYLGMRQRTIGNGPTKGSREYLVLEYAPSKRNAPPDKLFVPADQLDQVSKYIGAEIPKLNKLGGSDWSATKAKARKHVHQIAQGLVKLYSARQRTKGFAFSPDTPWQKELEDAFPFQETPDQLTTIDEVKADMERPVPMDRLICGDVGFGKTEIAIRAAFKAVQDSKQVVVLVPTTLLVQQHHQTFVDRFEGFPVNVAAMSRFQTAKENQATMAGLADGSVDVVIGTHKLLNPKIRFKDLGLMIIDEEQRFGVEDKETLKAIRTNVDVLSLSATPIPRTLEMAVTGIREMSTLATPPEDRLPVLTYVGAYEDAQVTAAVRRELLRGGQVFYIHNRVEDIGKVSAKVQELVPEARVGVAHGKMGEKQLDGIIQDFWRRDIDVLVCTTIVETGLDIPNANTLIVDRADRFGLSQLHQLRGRVGRGRERAYAYFLYDPSKPMTQTAHDRLATIAQSTALGSGYDVAMKDLELRGTGNLLGDEQSGHIEGVGFDLYVRMVSQAVEEYKEPQAAPSVNVSIDLPIEASVPVDYIDSDKLRLEAYRKLASARNDQDLQDLHEELTDRYGQPPAEFDTLFAIARLRAKARKLGIAEIATQGGRVRVRPLNLPESLQSRMERIYKGCQYRPVTSTLLVPAPFAGSLGSGPMDSGQMVEWVDQLLDDLAWHHEEL; from the coding sequence ATGGCCGTTGATCACACCACGGATTCAGAGGATTCCCGGCAGGGGGAGACTGAGCACCCCGTTGCCATGGACGGTGCCCTGCATGACCTCCTTGAGCCTCTTTTTGATGACGAGACCTTTGCCCGACTTGCCGACGGGAAGATCGAGCCTCCCGCTTCGGACATAGATCCCTCCCTTCTGGTCCAGGCCCCATTGGGTGCCCGCCCGGCCCTGGCCGTGGCAGCCGCGGGGCAGGGGCCGGTCGTCATGGTGGTGCCCTCCGAGCATGATGCCCAGGAGATGGGCCGATCCATCAGGTCCTGGTACGGGGGCGATCCCCACGATGTGGCCACGCTGGAAGCCTGGGAGACCCTACCCCACGAGCGCCTGTCGCCCAGGGCTGACACGGTGGCCTCGCGAATGGCGGTTTTCCGCCGCCTGGCGCATCCCATAGAGGGTGATCCGATCTTCGGACCGATCAGGATTCTGGTCATGCCCATCCGTTCCCTTCTCCAACCCGTGGTGAAGGGGCTTCAGGACGTGGAGCCCCTGGTATTCACGGTCGGTACCGAGATGGATATGGGCCGTGCCGGTGAAGCCTTGGTCCGTAACGCTTACACCCGGGTCGACCTGGTGATGGAGAGGGGCCAGTTCGCCGTCAGGGGAGGCATCCTGGATGTCTTCGTGCCCACCATGCCCCACCCCGTTCGCATTGAGTTCTTCGGTGATGAGGTTGACACCATCCGTTCATTCCATGCCTCGGATCAACGCACCTTCGGCGATGGGCTGGATCGGATCTGGGCTCCCCCCTGTCGTGAACTACAGCTGACCGACCAGGTGCGGCAGCGGGCCAAGGCCCTGATTGGAAGCATCCCCAACGCTGACGACATGTTGGAGTCCATCGCCCAGGCCATACCGGTCGAAGGCATGGAGTCCCTCCTGCCGGCCCTGGTGCCCGACCTTGTGCCGGTGCAGAGCATGCTTCCCGACAGTGCCCTGGTTCTCCTCTCCGAACCCGAACTCCTGCGCCGGTCGGCCCAGGACCTGACCAAGACCGCGAACGAGTTTCTTGCGGCCAGCTGGCATGTGGCGGCCTCGGGACATGGAGCCGGTGCCCCCATCAGCTTCGACCAGGCCAGTTTCCTGGAGTACGACCAGATCATTTCCGCGCTGGAATTCAGCAAGCACCAGGTATGGAAACTGACGGAGCTGTCTGTGGACACAGACCGCGAGGGGGCGGAACGCCTCGACGCTCAGACGCCTGACGAATACCGCGGCGACGAGGATAAGGCCCGCTCCGGCCTGATGGGTCTGACCAAGGCGGGAGACCGGGTTGTGGTCACAGCAGCCGCCCAAGGGACCCTGAGTCGACTACGCCGGGCTCTGGAATCCGCTGGTATTACCGGGGTGGAGTATCTGCGCTCCATGGCCGTTGACGGATTCGTCGATTCGTCTGCTCGCCTGGCTCTCCTGACCGAGCGTGACCTGACTGGTCGGACCAGTGTGGCCGCAGGTCAGAAGACCTCGGGCAGGCGACGCAAGGCCATCGACCTGACCGAACTCAAACCAGGCGATTTCGTGGTGCATGATCAGCATGGCATCGGAAAGTACCTGGGCATGAGGCAAAGGACCATCGGCAATGGCCCCACGAAGGGCAGCCGAGAGTATCTGGTCCTGGAATACGCTCCGAGCAAGCGCAACGCTCCACCCGACAAGCTCTTCGTTCCGGCCGACCAGCTGGATCAGGTCAGCAAGTACATCGGTGCAGAGATACCGAAGCTCAACAAGCTCGGCGGTTCGGACTGGTCGGCCACCAAGGCCAAGGCGCGGAAGCACGTTCACCAGATAGCCCAGGGCCTGGTCAAGCTCTATTCCGCGCGCCAGCGAACCAAGGGATTTGCCTTCAGCCCGGATACACCCTGGCAGAAGGAACTTGAGGATGCCTTCCCCTTCCAGGAGACCCCCGATCAGCTGACCACCATCGATGAGGTCAAGGCCGACATGGAACGCCCGGTGCCGATGGACCGCTTGATATGTGGTGACGTGGGTTTCGGGAAGACCGAGATTGCCATCAGGGCTGCCTTCAAGGCGGTCCAGGACTCCAAACAGGTCGTGGTTCTTGTGCCGACCACTCTTCTGGTTCAGCAGCACCACCAGACCTTCGTCGACCGCTTCGAGGGATTCCCGGTCAATGTAGCAGCCATGAGCCGCTTCCAGACCGCCAAGGAGAACCAGGCCACCATGGCGGGACTGGCCGACGGGAGTGTCGACGTGGTTATCGGCACCCACAAGCTCCTCAACCCCAAGATCCGGTTCAAGGACCTTGGGCTGATGATCATCGACGAGGAGCAACGCTTCGGGGTTGAAGACAAGGAGACCCTGAAGGCAATCAGGACCAACGTCGATGTTCTCTCCCTCTCCGCCACCCCCATACCCCGTACCTTGGAGATGGCAGTGACCGGAATCAGGGAGATGTCCACCCTCGCCACGCCTCCTGAGGACCGGCTGCCGGTCCTGACCTACGTCGGGGCCTATGAGGATGCCCAGGTCACGGCTGCCGTCCGTCGTGAGCTCCTGCGCGGTGGGCAGGTCTTCTACATCCACAACCGGGTTGAGGATATCGGCAAGGTGTCAGCCAAGGTCCAGGAACTGGTCCCTGAAGCCAGGGTCGGTGTGGCCCACGGCAAGATGGGGGAGAAGCAGTTGGATGGAATCATCCAGGACTTCTGGCGCCGCGACATCGACGTCCTGGTCTGCACCACCATCGTCGAGACCGGTCTGGATATACCCAACGCCAACACCCTGATTGTAGACAGGGCTGATAGGTTCGGCCTCTCTCAGCTGCACCAGCTGCGTGGCAGGGTGGGCCGGGGCCGTGAGCGCGCCTACGCCTACTTCCTCTATGATCCCAGCAAGCCCATGACCCAGACAGCTCATGACCGTTTGGCCACCATCGCCCAGAGCACGGCTTTGGGTTCAGGATACGATGTGGCCATGAAGGACCTGGAGTTGCGCGGAACGGGTAACCTCCTGGGTGATGAGCAGTCGGGGCACATCGAGGGGGTCGGGTTCGACCTATACGTCCGGATGGTCTCCCAGGCCGTTGAGGAGTATAAGGAACCACAGGCTGCCCCATCGGTCAACGTCAGCATCGACCTGCCCATCGAGGCCTCGGTTCCGGTGGACTACATAGACTCCGACAAGCTCCGTCTTGAGGCTTATAGGAAGTTGGCGTCGGCCCGTAACGACCAGGACCTTCAGGATCTCCATGAGGAACTGACCGACCGATACGGTCAACCGCCCGCCGAGTTCGACACCCTCTTCGCCATTGCCCGGCTTCGGGCCAAGGCTCGGAAGTTGGGCATCGCGGAGATTGCCACCCAGGGTGGGCGTGTCCGGGTCAGACCCCTGAATCTGCCTGAGTCGTTGCAGTCGAGGATGGAGCGTATCTACAAGGGATGCCAATACCGACCTGTCACCAGCACGCTGCTGGTTCCCGCCCCGTTCGCAGGGTCCCTGGGATCGGGGCCGATGGATTCCGGCCAAATGGTGGAATGGGTTGACCAGCTTCTGGATGACCTGGCATGGCACCACGAAGAGTTGTGA
- a CDS encoding GNAT family N-acetyltransferase produces MTAAGSDSRVQDPMIRLCREQDLGRLTEIYNQAVLDGGSTADLEPVSREARRDWLRVHRPDQGHPVMVVEVEGEVQAFGSLSSYYDRPGYANTCELGYYVDRSARGRGLATVLVRALIDAAKKSGMRMVVAVIFDDNLGTKGVLGHFGFRRFGLLPKGASDRYEVHDVSYWVLTL; encoded by the coding sequence GTGACTGCCGCCGGGTCCGATTCGCGGGTCCAGGACCCGATGATCCGGCTCTGCCGTGAGCAGGACCTGGGGCGTCTTACCGAGATATACAACCAGGCGGTACTCGACGGAGGTTCCACCGCCGACCTGGAGCCGGTCAGTCGGGAGGCCCGGCGTGACTGGCTCCGCGTTCACCGGCCTGACCAAGGGCATCCCGTCATGGTGGTCGAGGTCGAAGGTGAAGTGCAGGCTTTCGGTTCCCTGTCTTCGTATTATGACCGGCCGGGCTATGCGAATACCTGCGAACTGGGGTATTACGTTGACCGGTCCGCCCGGGGGAGGGGCCTGGCCACTGTTCTGGTAAGGGCCCTTATCGATGCGGCGAAGAAGTCGGGTATGCGAATGGTCGTCGCAGTCATCTTTGATGACAACCTCGGCACCAAGGGTGTTCTTGGGCATTTTGGGTTCCGGAGGTTCGGCCTTCTGCCGAAGGGGGCATCGGACCGATATGAAGTCCACGATGTCTCATACTGGGTCCTCACCCTCTGA
- a CDS encoding glycosyltransferase family 4 protein, whose amino-acid sequence MFDDTLDVFDGVQQHILTLGKALRERGHHVEYLVGQTAHPPVSGVHSMSRNMMVSFNGNRMRIPLLAPVRGIRKVLDEGRFDVLHVQAPYSPLMAGRVIKRADPGTGLVATYHIAPTGTMQLKGGQVLGRINAGSHRRIDQVISVSKVAADYARTTAGVESRIIPNPIDVAAIRANRDRAGTESIDRLHGQGPHLVFLGRFVARKGADLLIEAIAQGERRGILPEGLHLTMAGKGPLLERCRQRAQDLATPIDFPGFVTESDKPALLASADLAVFPSTGGESFGIVLLEAMASGAGVILAGDNPGYRSTLQDDEEALVRVNDPQTPIILAERIARVFGNPDWARGIHRRQTALLSRYDVHSVADQVEEVYEQAIQDRLIR is encoded by the coding sequence GTGTTCGATGACACCCTGGACGTCTTCGATGGTGTCCAGCAACATATCCTCACCCTGGGCAAGGCACTCAGGGAACGGGGTCATCACGTGGAGTACCTGGTCGGACAGACCGCCCATCCTCCGGTGAGTGGTGTCCATTCCATGTCGCGCAACATGATGGTCTCCTTCAACGGGAACAGGATGCGCATCCCCCTACTGGCCCCGGTCCGCGGTATCAGAAAGGTACTGGATGAAGGGCGCTTTGATGTTCTTCACGTCCAGGCGCCGTACAGCCCGCTGATGGCCGGGCGGGTCATCAAACGAGCCGACCCTGGTACGGGCCTGGTTGCCACCTACCACATCGCACCCACCGGGACCATGCAACTTAAGGGAGGCCAGGTTCTGGGGAGGATCAATGCCGGCAGTCACCGTCGCATCGATCAGGTGATTTCAGTCTCCAAGGTGGCTGCGGATTATGCCAGAACCACGGCTGGGGTGGAAAGCCGAATCATCCCCAATCCCATTGATGTCGCGGCTATCAGGGCCAACAGGGACCGAGCCGGGACCGAGTCCATCGATCGGCTGCATGGTCAGGGTCCGCACCTGGTCTTCCTGGGCAGGTTCGTTGCGCGTAAGGGAGCCGACCTGCTCATTGAGGCCATCGCTCAGGGTGAACGCCGGGGGATACTGCCGGAGGGCCTTCACCTGACCATGGCCGGAAAAGGGCCCCTTCTGGAACGCTGCCGACAGCGTGCCCAAGACCTCGCCACTCCGATTGACTTTCCCGGCTTCGTCACCGAGTCGGACAAACCGGCTCTGTTGGCCAGCGCGGACCTGGCCGTCTTCCCATCCACCGGTGGGGAGTCCTTCGGTATCGTCCTCCTGGAGGCTATGGCATCCGGGGCCGGGGTGATTCTGGCAGGTGACAATCCGGGGTACCGTTCCACCCTCCAGGATGATGAAGAGGCCCTGGTCAGGGTCAACGACCCACAGACCCCGATCATCCTGGCCGAGCGAATCGCCCGTGTATTCGGGAATCCGGACTGGGCCAGGGGTATCCATAGGCGACAGACGGCGCTTTTGAGCCGCTATGACGTGCATTCGGTAGCGGACCAGGTTGAGGAGGTATACGAACAGGCCATACAGGACCGCCTCATCAGGTAG